tcctgtcctcccagCAGAGCTCATGTCcctctgaaacaaaaacacttttgacTCGTCAGCTATGGTcatttaaatcaatataaataatGAATTGCTTAAACTGAATTGGCCGTTTATAAATCAATGAAacaaccttttttcttttttcttggaaaaactCATTTCCAGTCAGTGTTGCACCATGGGTAATGTAGGCTTATCAAGTTCTACCAAATGGCTGAATTGGGTTTTTGAGAAAatcttcaaattatttaaatatatataattgttgaacatttaaatacattattcaGTTTGCCATGTAACAAGCGTAAAGTTAATaagtcagaagaaaaaagatacatttaacAACAGTAGATGACATGCACGCTTTGTTTTTATAAgaaaatctttaatttatttcatcataacaggaaaaatgttcatattttacagcctgtctccatctagtggacagATAATGTCACTGCAGCAGCTGGGACGGAGGATTCTCAGCGTTTCTTCCAGGTGAACTTGCGCCGCGCTCCCTCCTGTCCgggcttcttcctctctctaACCCGGGGGTCAGGGGTCAGCAGACCAGCTGCAGGGAGACAACAACAAGCTGAAGCGAGAGAATTTGGTCTTCAGCAGCTAATGCTGCATGCAGTGCTCACCTTGCCTCATGGCCTCTCCTTCGCTCTGCGGCAGGAAGCTGAGCAGCGCCCGGGAGATGGCGAGCCGCAGCGCCCCCGCCTGGCTGGATCTGCCACCGCCGCTCACGGAGCAGTCCAGGTCGAAACGGCCCAGCAGGCCGCAGAACTGCAGCGGGAACATCAGCTGCTCCCTGAGCCGGGGCAGATAGGAGCAgtggaggaggggggggggacaGTTAGCTGAGCTCATTTACTGCCTGGTCCCGCTCCGATCAGAGCAGGTTCTGACTCAGCACGACCCGGTTCTGGGTGGCGTCTCAGCCTGAATGGACCCAGATGCTGACAGAGTCGGTTGTCACCCCCGCGCTCCAATTACAGCCGGCGTGACAACGGCTAGCAGCACACGCTCTCACACACTCAGTCAGCTGTGTAATTAAGTGACTAGCAGCAGATAAAGGAAGGCTGCCTTCCATTCCTTCAGGCTgtggaggacaaaaaaaatgtcccGCTCTCCATTTAAAGGGAAACAGTGAGAGGAGGCCCACCTGTCCTGCAGCACAGGGAAGTAGTGCAGGTAGTCTTGACCGTTGACGGTGAGGCGTCCTGCGCCGCAGTCACGAACCACCACAGATCCCCTGGATGTCTTCCTCCTGCCTGGAAGGAAACACGGCTCAGTTTAACTCTCCTCCTCTACAGCTCCTCGCAGTTTGATTCACCCAAGAGGGAAATCAAATGTCATAACTCAGATTGTCCACGTATCACGAGTTGCCGATGATGGTGATGCTGCGGACAGGAAAGACCTCCACTAGCACTGGGCACATCCTGACATGCCAACAGCTCAGTGTCCAGGCAACAAAGATGATATTCTACAGTAACATGTTCTGATGACATCATAAGCTCTGCTGATCCACCTCCTTTGCTCCTTTTTAGCTCTCTGTCTCGGACGAAAGCCAAGCAGAGAGACGTTGGGGTATGATCTCCGTCGTGAAGGAtggaagagatggtttgaactcTTTCCTTCTACCGCTGTATCCATGAAACCTCATTTTCAACTCCCAGGATTTTGGGTATTAAATAAGCTtctgagatgctaatcagctgttCCCAGTTGGAAAataccttgttgccatggttatgaATCATAAGTGTCCTAAATTAAATAACAAGACAACAGTAACCCTTCCAGCTGCTCAGCATCCCGAACTGTCTATAGAGTGTCTAAAAACAGCGAGAATTCAACCAGGAATTGATGACGTGTAGAAAAGAACCAATAAGAACCAGCTGAGCTGCTaaacatgctgccaccacaagAGGCTCATAAAAGTTGGAAACATTCTACAgtaaatgatgaaaatgaatGTAACGAGTGAAATGTTGGGGTTAGTATTTGTCAACCGTTGCTAGTCTTAATACCCTCTGCGGTGCTGAAGTCCACCCCGGCGTCGTCCTTCTGCAGCGGCGGCACCACCTGATGCATGGACTGGGCCTCCAGCTGCTGGCGGTGGCTCATAACGAACTGCTGCTCCAGGCTGCAGCAGGGCATGGCCAGCAGGCGCTCCATCAGCTGGATGAAGTACTCGTACTGAGGAGGACAAACATCGGATCAGTCGGGGTCAAGCTGAGGTCAGATCACTGTGGCTGGTCTTACGTCCTGACTGGAGATGGGCTCCACCAGCCGcgcctccagctcctccttggTCAGCCACCTGCTGGTTCCCAGAGCGCTGCAGGAGACAGGAAGTGGGTTGGTTTTCGACAGAGACGGCTCTAATCTAAGAGAGGACAGGTTTCAAAACCAACATCTGCTTGGGCTCAGTCGGGAACAGTCCTTTGGCTCTCAGCTGGTCCTGGTGCTTCTCCACCTTCAGAACTCTGCCGTACAGATCCTGGAAGGCAGAGCAACGATTAACTCTCACATTCTGCTGGGCCTTAACACGACCCGACCTGGGTTGACTAGCACAGATTTATGCTTCCTACAATGATTAAATAGTAATTTATACCAACATAACGTTAGCATATTAGTAACATTGCCTAGCATTAGTTATGTAATATACTAGAAATAGCAACTTAGCAAAAAATCAGCTAACAGCTACTGcagtaatgttatttttttaattataaatttaaCTAATAAGCTAGCATTTactaatttacaaaaatatagtATTCTAAAAATGGTATTGGTAATTGCTTATATAAACGTGTGTCATCTAACATGGTGAGATTAGCTAATAAAACACTAATTAAAGctaatatatactgtatacaataacattagcatgttagctaaaATTAGCTTGCAGGTAAGCCTTAACTAATAAGTGAACTTTATGTTATATCCTAGCAAAAGCATAATAAACCTGTTATGTGACCTCCTGTGTTTGGCTAagacagatttctttttaatatcagacaCTGATTCTTAGTGAGATTTAGatggtaaaaatatgaaaaatacttGTTTTCGTTGTACCACATTACCTTCCAATGTGTCACTTCAGTACTATTAAGTGTATCACATCATAAAAGCAAACAGATTAGCCGTTTTAAGGACGGCCTACACTCTAGTATTACCAAAATACTCATGCTAGCAACCTTGCTCAGATTGGTTCAGTCTTTTAAACTGGTCTCTACATCAATGGTTCTACAGACTTTAAAAAGCTTAGTTGACATTATccgtttgtttatttttttggtggctttgacatgaaataaaaatggacacATGATGGGAATGAGCCTGAATCACACGCTGCACTTACATGCATGAGGGAATAGTAGTACTGTTTGCCGGTGtagaacaggaagtggaaagGCCGTCCATCTGGTCCCCACTGCACCGCTTCACAGGGAGGGAAACAAAGATCAGCTGACAGTCTGATGATGTCAAGATACTAACAGATCAGTGTGTGGAAGCGTCACCAACCTCTCTGCTTTGGAAAGATCTCAACGGGATGctgcagatggaaaaaaaacccagcaaaacATGAAGCAGTCTGAATTCATCCAGAAGACAAATTTCTTTCGACCACGTTATGATTTTTATAGCCGTCTGAAAATATGTTCGTTCTTCATCCAGTGAAGTTAAAAGTAATAAAGCTACTCCTTgagtagtattttttttcccaaaatgttgCTAAAGTAAATGTACGTAGTTACTACCCAGATATAAAAGCTTATTGGATAAATTGTGACGATAAAAACAGAGCAGTGACGATAAAATGGGTTCATTATCTTAAATGTCATTGTTGcaattttcaatatttctaGATCTAGGTCTAATTCTTCCAAAGATTTCACTTATAATAGATCCATCCTCTTCATGCCCACCACCACAAGCCCCACCCCCAAAAAGAGGCGGTCCTTGTTAAGACTGGATTTCttttaatgctgttttgttttcttgtttttccttgcTAGTTATTATTAATTCAGagtaaaatatacataaatatcaTGAGGTGGAACAAAACtcaatgaaaataaacagaatattgttgttaaatgtcaaaaagctgtttattttcCAGGAAGGGGATTAGAGACACTACGAACCATATTCTTGGTgatgaaagttttatttgtttgagttCTCAATACAACAACAATCAAGGCCTAAAGAGGCTGGATTAACCAGGTTAGGAGAGCAATGTAAAGAGAAATAAGTGCAAACATCGACTGCATGTTGAGGTTTGAGGGAGAAACGCTGCAGTTTGTGTTGAGCTGATAAAAGCTGGATAAAAGTGAAACCTCACCTTCATGAGGGGCCGAGCTCTCTTCTCAAACAGGCCAGAGGGGAAGAGGTAGGCGATGCTCCTCTGTGGGGGAGGACGAGAGCAAAGaacaaagatgaataaataaacggTGAGGGCGCTGACGGCCGGCACGTCCAGAGAACACGGGTCGCTGAGCGTGACAGAAGAAGAGGCGCGAGCTGCTGGCGGGTTCACAGAGAGGCGAGTCGGATCCGTTAGCGTGAAGCCGAAGGAGAAAAGGCTCTCGGCGGACAGGGTGAACGTCCGACGGGTTCACCGTGAGTTCACCGCACGCCTGCTGTTAGCCAGCGCCACCGCCCAGGTCCTGTCAGCTCGATTAGTGAAGCAGCAGGTCCTTTAAGGTTGTCACGACGACGGAGAGCAGCTAGAAGGGGATGGGGAGAAACTGTGAAAAACGGCGGGGAACAGATGAGGACACACCTGCGCCTCCCTAGAGATCTGACAAAATGCGGGAGAGACCCAGGAGGAGCAGCGACGGAGTGCCAGAGGGGAAGCTGTCGGATGGGAGCAAAACTCAGCCACATGGGGAACACGGAGGTTACAGATGACAGAAAGACAGCTCCAGAAGGACAAAGGAGGCTCAGGAGGCCATCAAAACTAAAAGCAGAGATACATTCATTTCTAGCTGCGGGACCTGGGAGAAATGCTGCATTTTaaatgaaggaaggaaaaaaaaagtcttggtggagttttaaataaaacaaaacgtcTTTTAAACTGCATCAAACAGCTCTGATgatgtagatgtttttttaaaaaaaatcactaaactCTGATTTCTACTAAAGACTAGTTGTGATGCGAGTCTGAAAAAGAAGCCACAAACTGAAGAGGAGCAGTTAGAATGACTGTCACTAAACCATGGGGCGTTCACTGCCTCACATGGAAAAcgacaagaaaaacaactagAGAGGCTGTGAAGAACCCGTCAAGCCTCCCAGTTCCACCCTGTTAACACACTTAGATGCATTTAATTCTGTGTTGCCGATCAAACACCACCCAaatgttgcaacaaaaaaaagcagcttctgAGCATTTAAGAATGACGTCTCAGCTTCTGGTTTCCCCCAATCATTGTTCTGCCAACAGAGCTTTACATGAAACAACTCCACCAATGAGGATGTTTCATTTACTAGCTTCACATCAACATCAGGTTCTCAGGAAGACATCCACCAGGTGACGATGATGCCTTCAGGGACCAGACGTCCTGACCGGAGATCCGAGGAGCCGTCCCTCCGGTCTGGGAACATCTCCATGAATTCCCCGGCTCTTCCTCTCCGTCACGCCTGAGGCCTCCCGACTCCGGGTCCGGAGCGCCGGCTGTCGCTTCGCTTTTCACACTTCCACAGACAGCTCTATTGGTTACTGGCGAGGGACGGAGCCACGGACACGCGGAAAATTAGGATAAATGTGTGGAAATTTTGCCAAACAAACACGTGGGGGGGGGCGGAGCAGGGTACGGGCATCAGATGGGGGTCGCCCACGCCCGCCTGCTGCCAGGGACGACGGCTAAACGTGAAACACCGCTGTGGCtgggaagaagaggagaaacacaaagtcCAACCGACTGCTCATCTGGGATCAACGTGTTGAAAGATTTCTAATCCGTTAAGATCAGAAATCgatcttttcagaaaaaaaaaataaaaacactagaCATGAACCAGGAAGTCAGTGATTCATGTATAAATGATAAACATATGAAATCCATATGATCAGGTTCTAAAGGAACCAGGATAGTTTTCTGGGCCcatcatgacctctgacctcccacagcgttgagcaaaaaaaaaaaagtaccctGGCAGGAAGTGTTGCCAGGGttcatttacaaatatattgtATAATTCTAATTATAAATAGTTggaaccagaagtttacatacaccaaataaaaaacagggtTTTCCTCCCCGTCTGAACCAAACTTCTGTTTGAAGTCAGAACCACCagaattatttctgtttgctaaaagCCTCAGTAATGacataagaaataaagaatCTGGTGATCCTACAGTTTTCCTATCAGAGGTCtccaaagccatgacatcatctggGCTATTCATTGTTCTTCAAAGAGACTGTAATTAGGGCTGCACTGACTGCAGTTTTCCGGTGGTTACTAAAATCTATAAAGCCTGACCTGGCGATTCCGATTTTAGCAGAtaccaattttatttatttttgcctgaaatgtcattaaatatagcaagaaagtcgctgagttggcaACTGTGGGGTGACTactgttaactgcaaacatgcagacatgacctggtgggcgaGGCtaacagtcaaacctctctcatgGCAAAAcggtggttgatttttagacttttgctgaggtagataagataaAGGAAtaaagatcggcttcacatgtaattATCGACCAATCACCCATCtcccaaattaaaaaaatcagcaaatcgGCTGGCCAATAAATCGGGCCATCCCTAACACACCAAACATTCTGTATGTAGACTTCTGACCTTGAAGACAATAATAATCAACAATCTGACCTATTCTTTCTCCCATTCATTTCCAGTGACATCTATTGGCCTGCTTCACACAGCCATACAGATGTTCATGTGCTTCTTAACCCCAAAGGTGTGGCTGTTTCCATAGTGACCAAACTCACGTCTATGTCCTCCTGAGTGAAGTTCTCGGGATCCTCTCCCATCATGTTGGCCAGGTGCCGCTTCCCGATCTCAAACTCCTCCACCTGCTTCTGGATGAACTCTGGGGTGAACTTCTCCGGCCCTGCGGCCCCCAGGTTCTTCCTGCGGAGGGCAGGAGTCCCGCATATCTGCGGAGAAACAGCAGCGCTACTGTcattcattagcattagcctggCATGGCTAAAACATCTGTTGCCACAGCCGAACTGGACCCGACAGGTTCAGACGCCAAACAAACCTCAGCTCGTCGCCACACTTTGCTTAGATAACCTGTGATGTCAACATGTTTGTAATTTCAGCGATTCGTGAAGCTAGTCTCGGATGACAACAGCATGCTAACACAAGGACGTccatgtttttatcatttaaatacaTAACTTTTAATGCAAGGAGAACAAATTAACGGACTGTTGGTGCTGGTTTACCTGTCGGCAGAACCGCGGAGTCACTGGCCTCGTAGACGAGGCGAAATGTCCACTTTTCCCCAATAACGAACCGACAACACGAGCACAGTTCGCCGCCATCTTTGGTGACGACAAACGCGTCAACGTTTGTTGGTGTACGTCACCACTGCGTCTGATTTtcttaacatttaaatacaacTAAATATTGTTGTATTAACTTATTTCGTATGgctttatttgattaatttaaataaaactaaatattattgtacaaaaatattcatttatttcggtttaattctaaaataaaacgaataaaattacatttaaagacACAAAGCTCCAGGACAAgtagatgaataaataaatatagtccacaaataaaatcatacatacaaatatattttaaatatttactattttttttcctagaaaaataGTATTTATGACACTGATGagttttataatttaaagtaatattaCTTAGGTCAGAAAGGACATCTTGAtaccaaaaaatgtttaaatcatgATCAATTGTTTCAAAACCTTTATGCCATTTGATGCGACATAACTGGAGAACATATGGGGAGtgaatgttaaattaataaaaacctAGTTTTTATTAAGCTCATATTTGGATGAAGCACCTTCCGATTGCAGCATTCAGTCTAGTTTATAACAGCCAATACTCAGAAAATTCAATGAACCTGGAGTAAAGTTCAGCTGTCCTAAACACTTGGGCCACAATACCAGAAAAGTAACACGGCATTTTACTAGATGAGTAAGAACAGCAGAACcaagtggtggcagcatcatgcatgTAAGTCTCCTAATTGGAACAAGAAAGTTCACATTCTAATTCTAATTCTTAATGAATACCAGTCAGTTTTGATTCAAACCCTTTAGGTCCCTCATGATGATGGTcgtggattttattttcaacatcaCAGCGAGCCCAAGCATTCTTCCAACTCTACAACATAATGACTTCACCAGAAAAACGTTTGCAAACGGGCTTGGTTCTGGGTTTTTAGTCCAGAGCTAAATCTGGCTGAGATGGCTCGGATCTGCAAAACAGGGACACCAATTTGTTTAAGTTTGAGCTGTTTCTGATGTGAGCGGCCCAACACATGCAACTACTTTGTTGGTTTCTGCAACTTTAAAGTAAAGGACGGGTGTCGTGACAAAACTTtcatgcacaaacacacccacCCAAAAAAATGAACTTCACAATCCAAACCACATGACTGAGGGCCAGGGCCTGcagtgacaaaaacaagacGAATAAAAATGGGATTTGTTGAGTCAAAGTCAGTGCAGTTGTTTCCAAAGACAGCTGCCACTTCTTAAATCTGAAAGGCAACACTCCACATCACATCTCAGAATGAAAACCATGCGGACCACATGGCTCAGCTGAATGGTAAGAAACAAAGAACTCTAAAAACCTTCTTTGTGTTCCTCATTAaggctgtaaataaataaaaaaagaaacccttCAAATTAATGTATCCTTGTTTGCAACCACCTGTTAAATGTACAACTTTAGTGGGAGAAAGTTGCAGGAAAAGAAAACCGTGACTGGAGCATATGGACGCTAAAAACATTACTGTCCACTGGTGAACACCATCTGTCTTCAAAGTAAAGCCACGGACTCAAAACCCCCCAAAAGGGAATGGATTGTAAGTGTCATCACaaaaggatttaaaaggaaGTGATCAGTATGACTGATCAGAAATGACACAAAGAAAAGACTCAGGCGGGGTCTGCCAGACACATTGGCACAGCTAAcaataatttgttttgcatatGCGGTTCCATTAAATGAAGAGATGGATTAACACATTCTGTGCAGATTCCTTAGAGGGAAACAAACTGCCACATCACCCAAACTTTACGGGCTGAAATTAGTGTAAACTTGTTCCGTCAAGTTTTTGTTGTTCCCTTGCTTTGCTTAAAGTCACATAAAAAGTTTGTCTAACCACAATCAAATGACATTATCAATAAAAAGAGTTCAGCTGAATACGACCGCACACTGCAAGAAATCGTCGACTGTTGCTACATACATCCACCTCCAGGAAGAATGAACGCTGCAAGTGAATAAAGGGATGTAGAGTCAAACAGCTACTAGGGGGGAGGACTTACAATAACATTCTTTTATGCACTTAAGATGCAGCTTATAACTTGATTAGCTGTTAATAGCTAATAGCATCAGTGACAGACTACACATTAAGTAATTAGTTTAAGTAGTTGCTGACATGCGTGTTAGAAATATTGTTAATTTAGGTAGCAGTTAGCTTAAGCTGTTCTTAAGTCTACTGGCTACTATTACTGTCATTAGCTTTTTGGTTAAAAGCTAATGGCTTCTATCCTAAAAGCCACCATCTTTGGTGACGCCAATGTGCCATGCTGATCCCTCGCACCATGTACGGGGATAAGCCCATCGTGCTGAAACATGGCTGTCATGCCTATTAGGATAAAAGCTAATggcttttaacttttaaaagttgATGCTTAGCAGATTGTTCACTTTATATGCTGCTAAGTAGCTATTGTCTTGACTGGCATTTACCTTTAAATTGTCAGCTTGATAGGCAATTAGCTAAACTATGTTTAGGCAGTTACAGCTTAATCAGTTGTTAGCTTGATTAGCTGCTAGCTGCGGAAGCTGCTACGTTGAATAACTAGCATGTAAAGTGTTATAGACTACCTCGTGAGAATTTTTCTCTAATTCTGTCAATTATGATCAGAGTGACTGCTGCCTGGCCAGACGTCCAAGTAGAAACttatttcacaaaaccaaaatgttaaAGCTCTTCCATCCTTCACGTAGCCTCTGTCTTGTTCCTGAGATTTGGACACCAGTTTTTctcagcagaaacagcagcatttttagGGGATGACTCCTCTTCtaatgttgtgtgtgtgttttgagtaCAGTAGTATGCTGTGCTTACAGATCAATGTTGTGTGTCTTCACTTAGATTACTTTGATAGAGTTGGAACGGGAACACAGGGAGATTAATCAAAGTGAAGGGGCACCGACTCCCGGCCCGTGCCAGTCGATACGGCCGCGTGGTTAATTTGCCCCGAGGAGGGCTGTCGTCGGGCCGATGATAAACTGTGTTTGCCCCGTTTTTTCGCCACAAGCGCGAGCCTGCTCGCCAAGAAAAATAGTTTCGACCCGTGGTCTCTAATTCACAGTGGGGGGTGAGAGGTGGAACATTAATCATTCTTCTGTTGTGGCCCTTCCCTGACAGGAGAGGCTCCGTGGGTGAATTGGGTGGAGATGTTTCGTGGACACAGGTAAACCCGGCAGCCGCAGCATTTATCTGTTTGACTTTGTAAATACGTCAACAGCGCACTGTTAACGGGAAGCGGTAAACAGGTATGaaccctgtgtgtgtgttttcattcttGTGTGACTGAAGCGTTACAGCGATGGCTCCCATCCAGCCGTCTCAGCAGATTTCCATATGGACAGCAGAGATTCCAGGACTAGAGAAGCACAACAATAGGTGACATTGACCTCCCCTCAATATGCCTGATCCCCAGATTGAGAGGCATCCTCTTATTTGTACGTCTGAAACGGCGATGGAGCGAGAAATAATGGAGGATATCACGGCGTGGAGCTTTGCCAGGTCTGCTCCCTTCCCCTCCGTCTCTCCTCCCCGAGTGCTGGAGAATTGAAAGCTCCTAATACCAGCGAGTCGAGGCTTTGCTCCAGTCATCATTTCCATGCTGCTTTACGCTGATTCCCTAATATCCTTAGCGCCATGCGTAGGGATAAGCCCATCGTGCCGAAACATGGCTGTCATGCCTATAAACCGTTCACGGCTCTAAAGAATCCATTATGGCTGCTCCACAAACATGGGGACTCAAAGGGCCACTTTCCTCAAGCTCATTTAGtcttttaaacatatttatttacactCAGAGCCGTGCTGGGGGAGAGCTACAATACCctacaacacaacaaaactggATTTAACTTAAAGTGGTCATTTGAACCATAAATCAGACATTTAACCTGCTTACCTTCATCCTTTCTATGATGAACATCGTTGATCCTTTGGTGCTCACTGATCAGTACGTGGCGTGTAGGATAGTTCAGAGGTTTTCTACCTCGTGGAGGTATAGAGATACAAGTAGAAGTCAAAAGTCACTGCTTTTCACCCtagtttgattcattttccataataaaaaaaaaataattatcgACAAACAGTGGTGGTGCTAGGATTTTAGCTTTCTTAGCCTTTtccacccttttttttttgtaaatccaTTTTTATCTCTTCCATAAATCACCCCCCTCCTCCCACCTCAACATGTGCACATcacccccacagcatgacgccaCCACCACTATTTAATAGATTTCATAAAGTGTCTttacttgtgattttttttttctgtggaaaaatgttaaattatttgatAATCTTTTGTAGCTCACTtctaaaatattccaaagaaaGCTTGGGCAGCTGACAAACTTGAcacgctattggctggtgtttgtaaagcagccaatccagaagcaccatttgtttttccttgtagCTGATTGACTGAATGAGCTGGGAACGCGTTAGCTTCTGAGGTAGGGCTAGCCAGTTtccattgtatttatttagcaatatgatttctttttttttacatatttgttaaagctgtcaccatgtcgtgacagtttgttattAGACAGATAATCCATttttctccacctcctccctgagctactaatTGCTATCTGAAGAAAAGCGCCACTCTgaccaaaaacagccaatcagagccaggcgGAGGGTCTTGCGCTGTCAGTCAACGTCAAGTTTCTCTAGAAACAAattaccgttacaggaaaacagtttatccGCTGTCAtctgtggccatgctaactagcctagcattcaCACCAAGTTCTGCTGATTGGGGAAAAGCTGAAGTGGTAGCAGAGAGTAAGTGGGTCAGTGGAAGCGAGGATGAGCAGCACCATACAAGCTTGTACTTGGCAGTGTtgagacccgcctcctggctctgattggttgtttctagttagcactgggagatgAGGGGGGAGGAAGGCCAGGTCTCATACATACTGTCACATGGTGTGAGTTTGACAGTATGAGTGTGTTGTGGTGCCACCATGCCGCCACTACAACATGGTGGCAGTTtcatcaaatatgtaaaaaaaacataaaaaatctcttaataaaagttacatgctgcagcttcaaAGCTTATTATGatgtatttggtgtttgaactatttaGATCCAGAACGCTtttgttctcactaaaaccaggaagacggAGCACATCGCAACAATGTTTAGATAACAATTCCTTctcattatttaatttccctctgggactgataaagtatttttgaatttgaatctaaagtccttccactggctccctggtCAACCTTTCAGAACTCtcaggttttctggttctggtctgcgctgcatccagaaccagaccTGAACACGGACAAGTTTTCATTACTTCTCTTCATTTTGCCGCTGTAATGTAATGcaatttatttgttgctttatgtttttatggtgtgaAATTGCGTTGACCTGGCTTGCTACTGTTCTACACTAATAAATTTGATGATGAAACGAACAAAGTCCTTCTTTAACGAGGGTCTCGAGTACTCACAGAGTTTCGCTGTGACCCCTGACCCCTGTGAATAGCAGGGGCCACTGCGGCCTCTCCGATCCTccgacctgcagcagcagtcTGTTGACTCAATCAACATCTGCTCAGTGTGAGGCATCTGCTAAAACGCCACGCTTCGCTTTCTGTCAAGAATAACTTCATCCCCtttttattcacacacacacacacccccacacgttGATTACCAACAAGTATGGCCATTGAGTGGAAATTAATT
The genomic region above belongs to Xiphophorus maculatus strain JP 163 A chromosome 24, X_maculatus-5.0-male, whole genome shotgun sequence and contains:
- the mrps9 gene encoding 28S ribosomal protein S9, mitochondrial encodes the protein MAANCARVVGSLLGKSGHFASSTRPVTPRFCRQICGTPALRRKNLGAAGPEKFTPEFIQKQVEEFEIGKRHLANMMGEDPENFTQEDIDRSIAYLFPSGLFEKRARPLMKHPVEIFPKQRAVQWGPDGRPFHFLFYTGKQYYYSLMHDLYGRVLKVEKHQDQLRAKGLFPTEPKQIALGTSRWLTKEELEARLVEPISSQDYEYFIQLMERLLAMPCCSLEQQFVMSHRQQLEAQSMHQVVPPLQKDDAGVDFSTAEGRRKTSRGSVVVRDCGAGRLTVNGQDYLHYFPVLQDREQLMFPLQFCGLLGRFDLDCSVSGGGRSSQAGALRLAISRALLSFLPQSEGEAMRQAGLLTPDPRVRERKKPGQEGARRKFTWKKR